From a region of the Dunckerocampus dactyliophorus isolate RoL2022-P2 chromosome 20, RoL_Ddac_1.1, whole genome shotgun sequence genome:
- the LOC129173691 gene encoding venom phosphodiesterase isoform X2, giving the protein MMKKKNVVLVGVLAVFVVTLILGLGLGLGLDLQSCRNQVALQTSCRNRCSELYDTATPGCRCDSGCGAGGSCCQDYHDLCTAPGELWECTRLRCGEARLPTSRCHCSHDCASARDCCSNYQHVCLGQTEWVEDECEDLSRPSCPAGFKRQPLLLVSLDGLRAEYLRTWSALIPVLTKLKTCGTSASYMQAAFPSKTFPNHYTIVTGLYPESNGLVDNVMYDPVMDATFTLSSPEKDNPDWYLGQPIWHTAKFHGLKSGTFFWPGSDVKINGSFPDMYRPYNGKIPFEERVLTVLKWLQLPEQERPDFYTLYLEEPDKSGHSFGPVSGGVVSAIMAVDKIVGQLMNGLKQIGLHRCANIVILADHGMEETSCDRKEALEDLLGDVSSYVVNEGPFGRIRAKNKDAILNAAELVANMTCKKDNQKLRPYMKSHLPKRLHFANSRRIEDVNVLVEPKWLFERRPGSLSFCSGGAHGYDNDAESMHAMFVSYGPKFLSRVQVEPFANIELYNLMCDVLQISPSDNNGTHGSMNHVLREPYYSPLPPLEQSGPAECRLTSLEPADTLGCFCPALSEGAVVAANRRLNLTSEEESASDTKHAMFGRPRVLRQSGRYCILRHEAFVSAYSQDTMMPLWTSFTLDKPSDSDPLPPIQPNCLRPDVRVPASQSRRCDHYGDLHHGFLYPPQLSANEEQQYDGLLSSHVVPMYPQFSRIWSYFHGTLLKKYASVFNGINVLMGPTFDYDHDGRYDSNELIRQSASAGNISIPTHYFAVLSSCKDISRPVGACVGELRTISFLLPHRPDNSENCKDQQDQQPEGERGH; this is encoded by the exons TGGCGCTGCAGACGTCGTGCAGGAATCGCTGCTCCGAGCTGTATGACACCGCCACCCCTGGCTGCAGATGTGACAGCGGCTGTGGTGCCGGCGGCAGTTGTTGTCAGGACTACCATGACCTCTGCACTGCCCCCG GTGAGCTGTGGGAGTGCACGAGGCTGCGCTGTGGCGAGGCAAGGCTGCCGACCAGCAGGTGCCACTGTTCTCACGACTGCGCGTCTGCACGGGACTGCTGCAGCAACTACCAGCACGTCTGCCTCG GCCAAACAGAGTGGGTGGAAGATGAGTGCGAGGACCTGTCACGCCCCTCGTGCCCAGCAGG CTTCAAGCGGCAGCCGCTTCTTCTGGTTTCTCTGGACGGGCTTCGGGCAGAGTACCTGCGCACGTGGAGCGCTCTCATCCCCGTGTTGACCAAACTCA AGACGTGCGGAACGTCAGCTTCATACATGCAGGCAGCTTTTCCCAGCAAGACCTTCCCGAACCACTACACCATCGTGACG GGGCTGTACCCCGAATCCAACGGTTTGGTTGACAACGTCATGTACGATCCCGTGATGGACGCCACCTTCACCTTGTCCAGTCCAGAGAAAGACAACCCGGACTGGTACCTGGGACAGCCA ATTTGGCACACAGCAAAGTTCCATGGGCTGAAGTCCGGAACCTTTTTCTGGCCCGGATCGGATGTGAAAATAAACGGCAGTTTCCCGGACATGTACCGGCCTTACAATGG GAAAATCCCATTTGAGGAGCGAGTCCTGACGGTGCTGAAGTGGCTGCAGCTGCCGGAGCAGGAGAG ACCAGACTTCTACACGCTCTACTTGGAAGAGCCAGACAAATCAGGACACAGTTTCGGCCCTGTCAGCGGGGGG GTGGTGTCGGCCATTATGGCGgtggacaagatcgtgggtcaGTTGATGAACGGCCTCAAGCAGATAGGACTTCACCGCTGCGCCAACATCGTCATCCTCGCCGATCACG GTATGGAGGAGACGAGCTGCGACAGGAAGGAAGCCCTTGAGGACTTGCTGGGTGATGTCAGCAGCTACGTGGTCAACGAGGGACCCTTTGGGCGGATCCGGGCCAAGAACAAGGACGCCATCT TGAACGCAGCGGAACTTGTTGCCAACATGACG TGCAAAAAGGACAACCAGAAGCTCCGCCCTTACATGAAGTCCCACCTGCCCAAGCGTCTCCATTTTGCCAACAGCCGTCGCATCGAGGACGTCAACGTCCTGGTGGAGCCCAAATGGCTGTTTGAGAG GCGTCCCGGATCACTCAGCTTCTGTTCTGGCGGCGCGCACGGCTATGACAACGATGCAGAGAGCATGCAC GCCATGTTTGTCAGCTACGGTCCAAAGTTCCTTTCCCGAGTCCAAGTGGAGCCCTTCGCCAACATCGAGCTGTACAATCTAATGTGTG ACGTGCTGCAGATCTCCCCCAGCGACAACAACGGGACGCATGGCAGCATGAACCACGTCCTCCGAGAGCCCTACTACTCACCGTTGCCCCCCCTGGAGCAGAGTGGACCTGCAGAGTGCCGCCTCACTAGCCTGGAGCCTGCGGACACCCTGGGCTGCTTCTGTCCCGCTCTG AGCGAAGGCGCCGTTGTCGCCGCCAACCGTCGCCTCAACCTCACATCTGAGGAAG AGTCAGCATCCGACACGAAGCACGCCATGTTCGGGCGACCTCGCGTGCTGCGGCAGTCAGGGCGTTATTGCATCCTGCGCCACGAGGCCTTTGTGAGCGCCTACAGCCAAGATACCATGATGCCCCTGTGGACCTCCTTCACACTCGACAAGCCG AGCGACTCGGACCCCTTGCCACCCATCCAGCCTAACTGTCTGCGACCTGACGTCAGAGTTCCTGCATCTCAGAGTCGGCGCTGTGACCATTATGGCGACTTGCACCATGGCTTCTTGTACCCCCCCC AGCTGAGCGCCAATGAGGAGCAGCAGTATGACGGCCTGCTGAGCAGCCACGTGGTGCCCATGTACCCCCAGTTCAGCA GGATCTGGTCCTACTTCCACGGCACACTGCTCAAGAAGTACGCTTCCGTCTTCAACGGCATCAACGTGCTGATGGGCCCCACCTTCGACTATGACCATGACGGGCGCTACGACTCAAACGAGCTGATCCGCCA GTCGGCATCTGCTGGCAACATCTCCATCCCCACGCATTACTTTGCTGTGCTGAGCAGCTGCAAGGACATCAGCCGCCCAGTGGGCGCCTGTGTTGGCGAGCTGCGCACCATTTCCTTCCTGCTGCCTCACAGACCGGACAACTCTGAGAACTGCAAG GACCAGCAGGACCAGCAGCCTGAGGGTGAGAGGGGTCACTAG
- the LOC129173691 gene encoding venom phosphodiesterase isoform X1, whose product MMKKKNVVLVGVLAVFVVTLILGLGLGLGLDLQSCRNQVALQTSCRNRCSELYDTATPGCRCDSGCGAGGSCCQDYHDLCTAPGELWECTRLRCGEARLPTSRCHCSHDCASARDCCSNYQHVCLGQTEWVEDECEDLSRPSCPAGFKRQPLLLVSLDGLRAEYLRTWSALIPVLTKLKTCGTSASYMQAAFPSKTFPNHYTIVTGLYPESNGLVDNVMYDPVMDATFTLSSPEKDNPDWYLGQPIWHTAKFHGLKSGTFFWPGSDVKINGSFPDMYRPYNGKIPFEERVLTVLKWLQLPEQERPDFYTLYLEEPDKSGHSFGPVSGGVVSAIMAVDKIVGQLMNGLKQIGLHRCANIVILADHGMEETSCDRKEALEDLLGDVSSYVVNEGPFGRIRAKNKDAILNAAELVANMTCKKDNQKLRPYMKSHLPKRLHFANSRRIEDVNVLVEPKWLFERRPGSLSFCSGGAHGYDNDAESMHAMFVSYGPKFLSRVQVEPFANIELYNLMCDVLQISPSDNNGTHGSMNHVLREPYYSPLPPLEQSGPAECRLTSLEPADTLGCFCPALSEGAVVAANRRLNLTSEEESASDTKHAMFGRPRVLRQSGRYCILRHEAFVSAYSQDTMMPLWTSFTLDKPSDSDPLPPIQPNCLRPDVRVPASQSRRCDHYGDLHHGFLYPPQLSANEEQQYDGLLSSHVVPMYPQFSRIWSYFHGTLLKKYASVFNGINVLMGPTFDYDHDGRYDSNELIRQSASAGNISIPTHYFAVLSSCKDISRPVGACVGELRTISFLLPHRPDNSENCKSAQDEAVWVEDHMWFHQSRVRDIEWITGLDFYQDSHRPIPELLQLKTRPTAANQKP is encoded by the exons TGGCGCTGCAGACGTCGTGCAGGAATCGCTGCTCCGAGCTGTATGACACCGCCACCCCTGGCTGCAGATGTGACAGCGGCTGTGGTGCCGGCGGCAGTTGTTGTCAGGACTACCATGACCTCTGCACTGCCCCCG GTGAGCTGTGGGAGTGCACGAGGCTGCGCTGTGGCGAGGCAAGGCTGCCGACCAGCAGGTGCCACTGTTCTCACGACTGCGCGTCTGCACGGGACTGCTGCAGCAACTACCAGCACGTCTGCCTCG GCCAAACAGAGTGGGTGGAAGATGAGTGCGAGGACCTGTCACGCCCCTCGTGCCCAGCAGG CTTCAAGCGGCAGCCGCTTCTTCTGGTTTCTCTGGACGGGCTTCGGGCAGAGTACCTGCGCACGTGGAGCGCTCTCATCCCCGTGTTGACCAAACTCA AGACGTGCGGAACGTCAGCTTCATACATGCAGGCAGCTTTTCCCAGCAAGACCTTCCCGAACCACTACACCATCGTGACG GGGCTGTACCCCGAATCCAACGGTTTGGTTGACAACGTCATGTACGATCCCGTGATGGACGCCACCTTCACCTTGTCCAGTCCAGAGAAAGACAACCCGGACTGGTACCTGGGACAGCCA ATTTGGCACACAGCAAAGTTCCATGGGCTGAAGTCCGGAACCTTTTTCTGGCCCGGATCGGATGTGAAAATAAACGGCAGTTTCCCGGACATGTACCGGCCTTACAATGG GAAAATCCCATTTGAGGAGCGAGTCCTGACGGTGCTGAAGTGGCTGCAGCTGCCGGAGCAGGAGAG ACCAGACTTCTACACGCTCTACTTGGAAGAGCCAGACAAATCAGGACACAGTTTCGGCCCTGTCAGCGGGGGG GTGGTGTCGGCCATTATGGCGgtggacaagatcgtgggtcaGTTGATGAACGGCCTCAAGCAGATAGGACTTCACCGCTGCGCCAACATCGTCATCCTCGCCGATCACG GTATGGAGGAGACGAGCTGCGACAGGAAGGAAGCCCTTGAGGACTTGCTGGGTGATGTCAGCAGCTACGTGGTCAACGAGGGACCCTTTGGGCGGATCCGGGCCAAGAACAAGGACGCCATCT TGAACGCAGCGGAACTTGTTGCCAACATGACG TGCAAAAAGGACAACCAGAAGCTCCGCCCTTACATGAAGTCCCACCTGCCCAAGCGTCTCCATTTTGCCAACAGCCGTCGCATCGAGGACGTCAACGTCCTGGTGGAGCCCAAATGGCTGTTTGAGAG GCGTCCCGGATCACTCAGCTTCTGTTCTGGCGGCGCGCACGGCTATGACAACGATGCAGAGAGCATGCAC GCCATGTTTGTCAGCTACGGTCCAAAGTTCCTTTCCCGAGTCCAAGTGGAGCCCTTCGCCAACATCGAGCTGTACAATCTAATGTGTG ACGTGCTGCAGATCTCCCCCAGCGACAACAACGGGACGCATGGCAGCATGAACCACGTCCTCCGAGAGCCCTACTACTCACCGTTGCCCCCCCTGGAGCAGAGTGGACCTGCAGAGTGCCGCCTCACTAGCCTGGAGCCTGCGGACACCCTGGGCTGCTTCTGTCCCGCTCTG AGCGAAGGCGCCGTTGTCGCCGCCAACCGTCGCCTCAACCTCACATCTGAGGAAG AGTCAGCATCCGACACGAAGCACGCCATGTTCGGGCGACCTCGCGTGCTGCGGCAGTCAGGGCGTTATTGCATCCTGCGCCACGAGGCCTTTGTGAGCGCCTACAGCCAAGATACCATGATGCCCCTGTGGACCTCCTTCACACTCGACAAGCCG AGCGACTCGGACCCCTTGCCACCCATCCAGCCTAACTGTCTGCGACCTGACGTCAGAGTTCCTGCATCTCAGAGTCGGCGCTGTGACCATTATGGCGACTTGCACCATGGCTTCTTGTACCCCCCCC AGCTGAGCGCCAATGAGGAGCAGCAGTATGACGGCCTGCTGAGCAGCCACGTGGTGCCCATGTACCCCCAGTTCAGCA GGATCTGGTCCTACTTCCACGGCACACTGCTCAAGAAGTACGCTTCCGTCTTCAACGGCATCAACGTGCTGATGGGCCCCACCTTCGACTATGACCATGACGGGCGCTACGACTCAAACGAGCTGATCCGCCA GTCGGCATCTGCTGGCAACATCTCCATCCCCACGCATTACTTTGCTGTGCTGAGCAGCTGCAAGGACATCAGCCGCCCAGTGGGCGCCTGTGTTGGCGAGCTGCGCACCATTTCCTTCCTGCTGCCTCACAGACCGGACAACTCTGAGAACTGCAAG AGTGCACAAGACGAAGCTGTCTGGGTGGAAGACCACATGTGGTTCCACCAATCACGAGTCCGAGATATTGAGTGGATCACAGGACTAGACTTCTACCAAGACAGTCATCGACCAATCCCTGAGCTGCTTCAGCTGAAGACCCGCCCCACAGCTGCCAATCAAAAACCTTGA
- the LOC129173688 gene encoding ectonucleotide pyrophosphatase/phosphodiesterase family member 2-like isoform X2, translating into MLLTFWVLLASGVWRCDVIRAYVFQASRPAEGGEAPPLHTKVVSEWVSSAGSCKGRCFELEEAEPPGCRCDNLCKTYYSCCSDFDHHCLKTVGGFVCRQERCGEARKEEHACHCSDDCLERGDCCSNYKSACKGETSWVQGDCEHIGDAECPAGFVRPPLIMLSVDGFRASYLKKGASVIPNIQKLRSCGTSAPYMRPVYPTKTFPNLYTLATGLYPESHGIVGNTMHDPVFNATFSLRSREKLNHRWWGGQPIWITAEEQGVKAGTFFWPWVIPLERRILTILHWLHLPDHHRPYVYAVHSEQPDTFGHRLGPLSSELDNPLREIDNIIGQLMNGLKQMNLHRCVNVIVVGDHGMEEAHCDRTEFLSSYPLNIDDITLIPGSLGRIRPREPKSSSYDPQEVVANLTCKMATQHFKPYLKQHLPKRLHYANNRRIEDVHLLMERKWHIARKMPEKMRTRCGFYGDHGFDNKITSMRTIFMGHGPSFRFRTQVAEFDNIELYNVMCDLLGLKPAPNNGTHGSLNAMLKEPPFQPVMPDEVTPPSLDTQVVVTSDLGCSCDDENKVDGVTEAFSPAQDDVYDYNSTLLPFGRPAVMFDARYGLLHHVDFISAYSRQLAMPLWTSFTLLPLQEDVTPLPEGSTGSPCVRMDPRVSADHSPSCTAYQQNRLLTYGFLFPPELASSPESKYQASLITNTVPMFPAFTRVWRYLQGTLLRRYAQENNGINVLAGPVFDYDYNGRRDALEDIRVWSPVTPPVPTHFFTVVTSCRQPNQTLDECDGQLSVFSFLIPHRADNSETCNSQDDEQQWVEDLLKLHTARVRDVEILTGLDLYRTTNQTYSSTLSLKTCMHAFESDD; encoded by the exons ATGCTGCTCACGTTTTGG GTGCTGCTGGCGTCGGGCGTGTGGCGCTGTGACGTCATCAGGGCGTACGTCTTCCAGGCCAGCCGACCCGCGGAGGGCGGTGAGGCCCCGCCCCTCCACACCAAAG TGGTGTCCGAGTGGGTCAGCTCGGCGGGGTCGTGCAAGGGGCGGTGCTTCGAGCTGGAGGAGGCGGAGCCACCAGGATGTCGGTGTGATAATTTATGTAAGACGTACTACAGCTGCTGCTCTGACTTCGACCACCACTGTCTGAAAACAG TGGGAGGTTTCGTGTGCCGTCAGGAGCGTTGCGGCGAGGCGAGAAAGGAGGAACATGCGTGTCATTGCTCCGACGACTGCTTGGAGCGAGGAGACTGCTGCTCCAACTACAAGTCAGCTTGCAAAG GCGAGACATCGTGGGTCCAAGGAGACTGCGAGCACATCGGTGATGCCGAGTGTCCCGCCGG CTTTGTCCGGCCCCCCCTCATCATGCTGTCTGTCGATGGCTTCCGGGCGTCCTACTTGAAGAAGGGCGCGTCCGTCATCCCCAACATCCAAAAACTCA GGTCGTGTGGGACGTCGGCGCCGTACATGCGTCCCGTGTACCCGACCAAGACCTTCCCTAACTTGTACACACTGGCCACG GGCCTCTACCCGGAATCCCACGGGATTGTGGGGAACACCATGCACGACCCGGTCTTCAACGCCACCTTCAGCCTGCGGTCCCGAGAGAAGCTCAACCATCGCTGGTGGGGGGGCCAGCCG ATCTGGATCACGGCCGAGGAGCAAGGTGTCAAGGCTGGAACCTTCTTCTGGCCCTG GGTGATCCCGCTGGAGCGCCGCATCTTGACCATCCTGCACTGGCTGCACCTGCCCGACCACCACAG GCCGTACGTGTACGCCGTGCACTCGGAACAGCCCGACACCTTCGGACACCGCCTGGGTCCGCTGAGCAGCGAG cTGGACAACCCCCTTCGGGAGATCGACAACATCATCGGTCAGCTGATGAACGGCTTGAAGCAGATGAATCTTCACCGCTGCGTCAATGTCATCGTCGTCGGAGACCATG GTATGGAGGAGGCCCACTGCGACCGCACCGAGTTCCTGAGCAGCTACCCGCTCAACATCGATGACATCACGCTCATCCCGGGCTCACTGGGAAGGATTCGACCCCGCGAGCCAAAGTCAAGCTCAT ATGACCCTCAGGAAGTGGTCGCCAACCTGACG TGCAAGATGGCGACGCAGCACTTCAAGCCGTACCTCAAGCAGCACCTGCCCAAGAGGCTTCACTACGCCAACAACCGTCGCATCGAGGACGTTCACCTGCTGATGGAGAGGAAGTGGCACATCGCCAG GAAGATGCCGGAAAAGATGCGGACTCGATGCGGTTTCTATGGCGACCACGGCTTTGACAACAAGATCACCAGCATGAGG aCCATCTTCATGGGACACGGGCCCAGTTTCCGCTTCCGGACTCAAGTGGCAGAGTTTGACAACATCGAGCTTTACAACGTCATGTGCG ACCTGCTGGGCCTGAAGCCGGCACCAAACAACGGGACGCACGGGAGCCTGAACGCCATGTTGAAGGAGCCGCCATTCCAGCCCGTCATGCCTGACGAAGTGACGCCGCCGTCGCTGGACACGCAGGTGGTGGTGACATCCGACCTTGGCTGCAGCTGCGACGATGAG AACAAAGTGGACGGGGTGACGGAGGCCTTCAGCCCCGCCCAGGACGACGTCTACGACTACA ACAGCACGCTGCTGCCGTTTGGCCGCCCCGCCGTCATGTTTGATGCCCGCTACGGTTTGCTTCATCATGTAGACTTCATCAGCGCCTACAGCCGCCAGCTCGCTATGCCGCTGTGGACGTCCTTCACGCTGCTGCCGTTGCAG GAGGACGTGACTCCTCTTCCAGAAGGTTCTACCGGCAGCCCCTGCGTCCGCATGGACCCACGAGTGTCAGCGGATCACAGTCCAAGCTGCACCGCCTACCAGCAGAATCGCCTCCTCACCTACGGCTTCCTCTTCCCGCCTG AGTTGGCTTCGTCTCCTGAGTCCAAATACCAGGCGTCTCTCATCACCAACACCGTGCCCATGTTTCCCGCCTTCACCA GAGTGTGGCGTTATCTGCAGGGGACGTTGCTGAGGCGTTACGCCCAAGAGAACAACGGCATCAACGTCCTCGCCGGGCCCGTGTTCGACTACGACTACAATGGCCGCCGCGACGCCCTGGAGGACATAAGAGT GTGGTCGCCCGTCACGCCGCCCGTGCCCACCCATTTCTTCACCGTGGTGACGAGCTGCCGCCAGCCCAACCAGACGCTGGATGAGTGCGACGGACAGCTTAGCGTCTTCTCCTTCCTGATCCCTCATCGAGCCGACAACAGCGAGACGTGCAAC AGCCAAGATGACGAGCAGCAGTGGGTGGAGGACCTGCTCAAGCTTCATACGGCTCGAGTCCGAGATGTGGAGATCCTGACGGGTCTGGACTTGTACCGTACCACCAACCAGACCTACAGCAGCACCCTGAGCCTCAAAACGTGCATGCACGCCTTTGAGAGCGATGACTAG
- the LOC129173688 gene encoding ectonucleotide pyrophosphatase/phosphodiesterase family member 2-like isoform X1, translating to MLLTFWVLLASGVWRCDVIRAYVFQASRPAEGGEAPPLHTKVVSEWVSSAGSCKGRCFELEEAEPPGCRCDNLCKTYYSCCSDFDHHCLKTVGGFVCRQERCGEARKEEHACHCSDDCLERGDCCSNYKSACKGETSWVQGDCEHIGDAECPAGFVRPPLIMLSVDGFRASYLKKGASVIPNIQKLRSCGTSAPYMRPVYPTKTFPNLYTLATGLYPESHGIVGNTMHDPVFNATFSLRSREKLNHRWWGGQPIWITAEEQGVKAGTFFWPWVIPLERRILTILHWLHLPDHHRPYVYAVHSEQPDTFGHRLGPLSSELDNPLREIDNIIGQLMNGLKQMNLHRCVNVIVVGDHGMEEAHCDRTEFLSSYPLNIDDITLIPGSLGRIRPREPKSSSYDPQEVVANLTCKMATQHFKPYLKQHLPKRLHYANNRRIEDVHLLMERKWHIARKMPEKMRTRCGFYGDHGFDNKITSMRTIFMGHGPSFRFRTQVAEFDNIELYNVMCDLLGLKPAPNNGTHGSLNAMLKEPPFQPVMPDEVTPPSLDTQVVVTSDLGCSCDDENKVDGVTEAFSPAQDDVYDYSMTADGVLASGGHEVTNVLLVPADSTLLPFGRPAVMFDARYGLLHHVDFISAYSRQLAMPLWTSFTLLPLQEDVTPLPEGSTGSPCVRMDPRVSADHSPSCTAYQQNRLLTYGFLFPPELASSPESKYQASLITNTVPMFPAFTRVWRYLQGTLLRRYAQENNGINVLAGPVFDYDYNGRRDALEDIRVWSPVTPPVPTHFFTVVTSCRQPNQTLDECDGQLSVFSFLIPHRADNSETCNSQDDEQQWVEDLLKLHTARVRDVEILTGLDLYRTTNQTYSSTLSLKTCMHAFESDD from the exons ATGCTGCTCACGTTTTGG GTGCTGCTGGCGTCGGGCGTGTGGCGCTGTGACGTCATCAGGGCGTACGTCTTCCAGGCCAGCCGACCCGCGGAGGGCGGTGAGGCCCCGCCCCTCCACACCAAAG TGGTGTCCGAGTGGGTCAGCTCGGCGGGGTCGTGCAAGGGGCGGTGCTTCGAGCTGGAGGAGGCGGAGCCACCAGGATGTCGGTGTGATAATTTATGTAAGACGTACTACAGCTGCTGCTCTGACTTCGACCACCACTGTCTGAAAACAG TGGGAGGTTTCGTGTGCCGTCAGGAGCGTTGCGGCGAGGCGAGAAAGGAGGAACATGCGTGTCATTGCTCCGACGACTGCTTGGAGCGAGGAGACTGCTGCTCCAACTACAAGTCAGCTTGCAAAG GCGAGACATCGTGGGTCCAAGGAGACTGCGAGCACATCGGTGATGCCGAGTGTCCCGCCGG CTTTGTCCGGCCCCCCCTCATCATGCTGTCTGTCGATGGCTTCCGGGCGTCCTACTTGAAGAAGGGCGCGTCCGTCATCCCCAACATCCAAAAACTCA GGTCGTGTGGGACGTCGGCGCCGTACATGCGTCCCGTGTACCCGACCAAGACCTTCCCTAACTTGTACACACTGGCCACG GGCCTCTACCCGGAATCCCACGGGATTGTGGGGAACACCATGCACGACCCGGTCTTCAACGCCACCTTCAGCCTGCGGTCCCGAGAGAAGCTCAACCATCGCTGGTGGGGGGGCCAGCCG ATCTGGATCACGGCCGAGGAGCAAGGTGTCAAGGCTGGAACCTTCTTCTGGCCCTG GGTGATCCCGCTGGAGCGCCGCATCTTGACCATCCTGCACTGGCTGCACCTGCCCGACCACCACAG GCCGTACGTGTACGCCGTGCACTCGGAACAGCCCGACACCTTCGGACACCGCCTGGGTCCGCTGAGCAGCGAG cTGGACAACCCCCTTCGGGAGATCGACAACATCATCGGTCAGCTGATGAACGGCTTGAAGCAGATGAATCTTCACCGCTGCGTCAATGTCATCGTCGTCGGAGACCATG GTATGGAGGAGGCCCACTGCGACCGCACCGAGTTCCTGAGCAGCTACCCGCTCAACATCGATGACATCACGCTCATCCCGGGCTCACTGGGAAGGATTCGACCCCGCGAGCCAAAGTCAAGCTCAT ATGACCCTCAGGAAGTGGTCGCCAACCTGACG TGCAAGATGGCGACGCAGCACTTCAAGCCGTACCTCAAGCAGCACCTGCCCAAGAGGCTTCACTACGCCAACAACCGTCGCATCGAGGACGTTCACCTGCTGATGGAGAGGAAGTGGCACATCGCCAG GAAGATGCCGGAAAAGATGCGGACTCGATGCGGTTTCTATGGCGACCACGGCTTTGACAACAAGATCACCAGCATGAGG aCCATCTTCATGGGACACGGGCCCAGTTTCCGCTTCCGGACTCAAGTGGCAGAGTTTGACAACATCGAGCTTTACAACGTCATGTGCG ACCTGCTGGGCCTGAAGCCGGCACCAAACAACGGGACGCACGGGAGCCTGAACGCCATGTTGAAGGAGCCGCCATTCCAGCCCGTCATGCCTGACGAAGTGACGCCGCCGTCGCTGGACACGCAGGTGGTGGTGACATCCGACCTTGGCTGCAGCTGCGACGATGAG AACAAAGTGGACGGGGTGACGGAGGCCTTCAGCCCCGCCCAGGACGACGTCTACGACTACAGTATGACCGCCGATGGTGTGCTGGCGTCAGGCGGGCATGAGGTCACGAATGTGCTCCTTGTCCCCGCAGACAGCACGCTGCTGCCGTTTGGCCGCCCCGCCGTCATGTTTGATGCCCGCTACGGTTTGCTTCATCATGTAGACTTCATCAGCGCCTACAGCCGCCAGCTCGCTATGCCGCTGTGGACGTCCTTCACGCTGCTGCCGTTGCAG GAGGACGTGACTCCTCTTCCAGAAGGTTCTACCGGCAGCCCCTGCGTCCGCATGGACCCACGAGTGTCAGCGGATCACAGTCCAAGCTGCACCGCCTACCAGCAGAATCGCCTCCTCACCTACGGCTTCCTCTTCCCGCCTG AGTTGGCTTCGTCTCCTGAGTCCAAATACCAGGCGTCTCTCATCACCAACACCGTGCCCATGTTTCCCGCCTTCACCA GAGTGTGGCGTTATCTGCAGGGGACGTTGCTGAGGCGTTACGCCCAAGAGAACAACGGCATCAACGTCCTCGCCGGGCCCGTGTTCGACTACGACTACAATGGCCGCCGCGACGCCCTGGAGGACATAAGAGT GTGGTCGCCCGTCACGCCGCCCGTGCCCACCCATTTCTTCACCGTGGTGACGAGCTGCCGCCAGCCCAACCAGACGCTGGATGAGTGCGACGGACAGCTTAGCGTCTTCTCCTTCCTGATCCCTCATCGAGCCGACAACAGCGAGACGTGCAAC AGCCAAGATGACGAGCAGCAGTGGGTGGAGGACCTGCTCAAGCTTCATACGGCTCGAGTCCGAGATGTGGAGATCCTGACGGGTCTGGACTTGTACCGTACCACCAACCAGACCTACAGCAGCACCCTGAGCCTCAAAACGTGCATGCACGCCTTTGAGAGCGATGACTAG